The Euphorbia lathyris chromosome 4, ddEupLath1.1, whole genome shotgun sequence genomic interval ACATTAAAGTtggcataaaaaaaaaaagatgactcAATGCACTCATCAAGCCATGAGATGAGGATCATTCTTTCCATAAAATTCTTGAAGCATATATTGCAAATTTTTCTAGATGTGCTTCATTTTCTATAAAGGATCACAATCAAGCAAATCATCATTTTAATAGTTCCTCCAGCATCAAAGTTTTAAGGTGACCTAAACACAAATGGTTCACTCTTTTACCTTAAAAACTAGAACACCAATGTGGCAAATATAAGACTGTTACTCATATTTGGTTCATGAAACCCATCAACCTAAGACTGATACAATACTCAAACAAAGTTTACCGCTAAACAATGAATACCTTTATATATGTAATTTTAACAACAGTTTCACATAAATTAACATCTAATACATTCAGCACAACAATCTATTCATCATTTAATTCTGTGTATTAAGATCTAATACAATACTAGTTAACAGTATAACTTATAATCTCTTTGTATTTTGCACCTTTAAGGGTTGTACGTGCCACACATGTTAACAAATAGCAGAAATGAAATGTACATGCCGCAACAGAATACTAGCTACGGTTCGTGCACATAATCTCCCATAAATAAGTAAGTATTTGCTATCCGGACACAAAACGCAAATTTGAATGCAATACGGAAAGAGAAACAGAGGAATGAAGAAACCAGCACAGATGCAAATACTCTTTTGCATTACATAAATATAACACAATCAACATAGAACAACATACTTTTATAGCTAACTAAGACAACATATTACTAATCAAAGGAAAAATCAATCCAGCTTTATGCAATGAACATAATAGTAAATCAATAGCATCCTGAAAtaacaataaatataattaagatTGAGAATTACCGCTTGACAATTTTAATCCGCTTTTTATGAGTCGGAGCAACAACATCAACATTTTCTTAGCctcctctaattctaatttgttgttgttgttgttaatcTTCTGTGAAGTAATCCATCCAGTTGCAGATCTGATCAACACTTCATCCTTATTTATGAACCCAATCACTTCTTCTCTGAACCGCATCATGGACGCTCGTGGAGTCCTTACTGTTAACTTCATCCATGATTCCACTAAACCATATTCTTTCATCATCCATATATGAGTCACAAAGCCTTCAGCTTCAACAGTTAGGCGAATAAGGGCAATTGATGATTCCCCAAATTCCTTAATATCGAATCGATCCTGTTCCCTAATACCGAATCTATGCAGTCCAGAAGTTGCCAAACATTCCGGCAATGGAATGTGGTCAAAAGCCTCACCCTTCACATCAAACACCATAATCATATTCAACCTAATATTACCATCATGACCACAGGCAAACCAATGAAACCTACCATTTACAAAAACGATTGTATTACACTGCTTATCCCAATTCTTGGGGACAGAAACAATTCTACTCCAACAATTCGAATTAAGTGAGTAAATAAAACCATACCAACACGAGCTGATAAATAAGATTTTGTAATCCTGGGTCCTCTCATCAAATCCGAAGCCCTTAACATTCCAACCTCTCAACGATGAGAAAGATGGAGGAACTGACAGAAAATGCCCAATTGAAGGGTTACAGAGGACGAAGTTAACAACGAGACTACCGCTCCATTCATAAATACAGAAACAGATCAAACCGTTGACAGACCCGATGATATTAATCCAGCATTTGGGATTACAAGGAAGGCGAAATAACATGGAACGGAAGTAATCTTCATTGTAAAAATGCAATAAGTAACTTCCAGTTTTATCTAAAATATCCCGTTCATACAGAAAACTTTGGGAATTTTTGGTTAGGGTTTTATGAAGGTGGCTTGAAATGAACTTGGGACTTGTGATAAGAGAATACCATGATTTACAGACGCATCTGCACTGCATAATCGACTTTATCGGCAGCCTCCACAATATCGTCTCTACTACCACTTCATCTGGCAGTGCTAAATAATCCAACATTCTCAACTTctggtttgttttttttaagttgAGAACGATAATCAGAGAGATAAAAACAAGGTATTTATAATATGTGAAGGGCGGCGGTAGTTTTCTTTGTTTTCAATAAGACCTAATTTAGCTCTAATGTTTTTGGTGAGGTGCGTATTTAGCTCTAACGTATTAAATAgttcaaatttaatcctaatattttaaaaaaagattAATTTTTGATCTATATtaccaaaattataaaaaagttGGTTAGACTGTTACATCAagcattccaaacaagtttatcgataaatttttgttgattatttCTAACTTTATTAGTAACACAGTAAATATATTAGAcagtttgaaatttttttatcatgtATGAGCCTTAGTTGTTTGCATTTTAACATGTTTTTGAAATTGTgttaataacacattaaatgttttagacataattgatatttagaGAGTCCAATGTAACAACTATATAACagccttttcaaatttttggtgACCTATGACTAAAATTGAATCTACACTTCACCGAAAACGTTACAGTTAAATTTcgtctttaatatttttt includes:
- the LOC136227710 gene encoding F-box protein At5g18160-like isoform X4, producing the protein MLDYLALPDEVVVETILWRLPIKSIMQCRCVCKSWYSLITSPKFISSHLHKTLTKNSQSFLYERDILDKTGSYLLHFYNEDYFRSMLFRLPCNPKCWINIIGSVNGLICFCIYEWSGSLVVNFVLCNPSIGHFLSVPPSFSSLRGWNVKGFGFDERTQDYKILFISSCWFHWFACGHDGNIRLNMIMVFDVKGEAFDHIPLPECLATSGLHRFGIREQDRFDIKEFGESSIALIRLTVEAEGFVTHIWMMKEYGLVESWMKLTVRTPRASMMRFREEVIGFINKDEVLIRSATGWITSQKINNNNNKLELEEAKKMLMLLLRLIKSGLKLSSVQFHTVIDAFLHSNSVSAKKKVRSRMTYRDEEE
- the LOC136227710 gene encoding F-box/kelch-repeat protein At3g06240-like isoform X2; the encoded protein is MLDYLALPDEVVVETILWRLPIKSIMQCRCVCKSWYSLITSPKFISSHLHKTLTKNSQSFLYERDILDKTGSYLLHFYNEDYFRSMLFRLPCNPKCWINIIGSVNGLICFCIYEWSGSLVVNFVLCNPSIGHFLSVPPSFSSLRGWNVKGFGFDERTQDYKILFISSCWYGFIYSLNSNCWSRIVSVPKNWDKQCNTIVFVNGRFHWFACGHDGNIRLNMIMVFDVKGEAFDHIPLPECLATSGLHRFGIREQDRFDIKEFGESSIALIRLTVEAEGFVTHIWMMKEYGLVESWMKLTVRTPRASMMRFREEVIGFINKDEVLIRSATGWITSQKINNNNNKLELEEAKKMLMLLLRLIKSGLKLSSVILSQQKKKSEAE
- the LOC136227710 gene encoding F-box protein CPR1-like isoform X1; the protein is MLDYLALPDEVVVETILWRLPIKSIMQCRCVCKSWYSLITSPKFISSHLHKTLTKNSQSFLYERDILDKTGSYLLHFYNEDYFRSMLFRLPCNPKCWINIIGSVNGLICFCIYEWSGSLVVNFVLCNPSIGHFLSVPPSFSSLRGWNVKGFGFDERTQDYKILFISSCWYGFIYSLNSNCWSRIVSVPKNWDKQCNTIVFVNGRFHWFACGHDGNIRLNMIMVFDVKGEAFDHIPLPECLATSGLHRFGIREQDRFDIKEFGESSIALIRLTVEAEGFVTHIWMMKEYGLVESWMKLTVRTPRASMMRFREEVIGFINKDEVLIRSATGWITSQKINNNNNKLELEEAKKMLMLLLRLIKSGLKLSSVQFHTVIDAFLHSNSVSAKKKVRSRMTYRDEEE
- the LOC136227710 gene encoding F-box/kelch-repeat protein At3g06240-like isoform X3 — encoded protein: MLDYLALPDEVVVETILWRLPIKSIMQCRCVCKSWYSLITSPKFISSHLHKTLTKNSQSFLYERDILDKTGSYLLHFYNEDYFRSMLFRLPCNPKCWINIIGSVNGLICFCIYEWSGSLVVNFVLCNPSIGHFLSVPPSFSSLRGWNVKGFGFDERTQDYKILFISSCWYGFIYSLNSNCWSRIVSVPKNWDKQCNTIVFVNGRFHWFACGHDGNIRLNMIMVFDVKGEAFDHIPLPECLATSGLHRFGIREQDRFDIKEFGESSIALIRLTVEAEGFVTHIWMMKEYGLVESWMKLTVRTPRASMMRFREEVIGFINKDEVLIRSATGWITSQKINNNNNKLELEEAKKMLMLLLRLIKSGLKLSSVSHSN